In Gossypium arboreum isolate Shixiya-1 chromosome 5, ASM2569848v2, whole genome shotgun sequence, a single genomic region encodes these proteins:
- the LOC108451714 gene encoding norbelladine synthase-like isoform X1: protein MMKQFSLVFSVLLACYNRVNSQELKHITNEDEVNAPASEAWELYRNLGISELVAQELKNVIQRLDVLEGDGGVGTVIKVTFVPAGNSSYTEKFTVIDDQRRVKETQGLEGDCLAIGCSVQIVEFEIIEKSQNSSIIKSTISYAVKEEFQAKDPKPSIELVEAIVQISKKFLERNN from the exons atgatgaagCAATTCTCATTGGTTTTCTCTGTTCTGTTAGCTTGCTACAATCGGGTTAATTCTCAGGAATTGAAGCATATTACGAATGAGGATGAAGTGAATGCGCCTGCAAGTGAAGCTTGGGAACTTTATAGGAACCTTGGGATCTCAGAGCTTGTTGCACAAGAGCTTAAAAATGTTATCCAAAGACTTGACGTTTTGGAGGGTGATGGAGGGGTCGGAACTGTAATCAAAGTCACTTTCGTTCCAG CAGGGAATTCAAGTTATACAGAGAAATTCACTGTGATTGATGACCAAAGGAGGGTGAAAGAGACACAAGGCTTGGAAGGCGATTGTCTAGCTATTGGTTGCTCAGTTCAAATCGTTGAATTTGAAATAATAGAGAAATCCCAGAACTCAAGCATCATAAAATCTACCATTTCATATGCTGTCAAGGAAGAATTTCAAGCCAAGGATCCAAAGCCTAGCATCGAACTCGTAGAAGCTATTGTACAAATTTCCAAGAAGTTCCTTGAGAGAAACAATTAA
- the LOC108451714 gene encoding norbelladine synthase-like isoform X2, whose translation MMKQFSLVFSVLLACYNRVNSQELKHITNEDEVNAPASEAWELYRNLGISELVAQELKNVIQRLDVLEGDGGVGTVIKVTFVPGNSSYTEKFTVIDDQRRVKETQGLEGDCLAIGCSVQIVEFEIIEKSQNSSIIKSTISYAVKEEFQAKDPKPSIELVEAIVQISKKFLERNN comes from the exons atgatgaagCAATTCTCATTGGTTTTCTCTGTTCTGTTAGCTTGCTACAATCGGGTTAATTCTCAGGAATTGAAGCATATTACGAATGAGGATGAAGTGAATGCGCCTGCAAGTGAAGCTTGGGAACTTTATAGGAACCTTGGGATCTCAGAGCTTGTTGCACAAGAGCTTAAAAATGTTATCCAAAGACTTGACGTTTTGGAGGGTGATGGAGGGGTCGGAACTGTAATCAAAGTCACTTTCGTTCCAG GGAATTCAAGTTATACAGAGAAATTCACTGTGATTGATGACCAAAGGAGGGTGAAAGAGACACAAGGCTTGGAAGGCGATTGTCTAGCTATTGGTTGCTCAGTTCAAATCGTTGAATTTGAAATAATAGAGAAATCCCAGAACTCAAGCATCATAAAATCTACCATTTCATATGCTGTCAAGGAAGAATTTCAAGCCAAGGATCCAAAGCCTAGCATCGAACTCGTAGAAGCTATTGTACAAATTTCCAAGAAGTTCCTTGAGAGAAACAATTAA